One genomic segment of Rivularia sp. PCC 7116 includes these proteins:
- the smc gene encoding chromosome segregation protein SMC: MVHIKRVELTNFKSFGGTTSVPLLPEFTVISGPNGSGKSNILDALLFCLGLSSSKGMRAGRLPDLVNTSQISKSRATVEASVTVTFDLSDYDSDEFDDEPIVSNVVVDEVEESSTTEEESVEETEESVEETQEQAEDKALKEQEEEEIKNRREQIRAKPGIPDWSVTRRLRVTKQGTYSSSYYINGISSNATEVHEELSNIRINPEGYNVVLQGDVTDIISMKPRERREIVDELAGVAAFDRKINQAKKTLEEVKEKEDSCRIIETELTTQCERLSQDKAKAEKYQRLRIDFLEKQKWEVVLSWRTLQRHQEQLSKQIQDGDRTLAENNRQLGEVNENIQAKQKELEELNIRVKALGEDELLKVQSQLATQEAEYKQVQRRQSELEAARAEAGIKVTQTQQEIQQNQSYLTELAGQKEAETRNSAALQSQRESIHETLEKSRETAAEIASASEAWVVQQTNLNHQVEAVLQTLEPQRTERAQLRERNSQLQQQIQEQTELVQSLEPQLAEKQSQLEQFQVGFNSTVAPIQDLAENLAATEQELQIQQQTQKRLLQEQRDKQRQLDKLEAQAQAQQEAQGTHASKIILQSGLPGVCGLVAELGRVEPNFQLALETAAGGRLGQIVVEDDSVGAAGIQLLKQRRAGRATFLPLNKIRAPRINESGNLRYANGFIDYAVNLIGCEPRYDDVFAYVFGNTVVFENINLARNHLGKVRIVTLEGELLETSGAMTGGSVTQRSTLRFGTVEATESEEVKGLRNRLVEIERVLGRCNEAIITLSERTKELSTQLTETRQGKREQQLRAEQLQKEVQGLTKRVEDAKSQLTQNTEKLNTAQSRLEVLEKELPSQEQQLQQLRNELSELEASQTPSEWQQIQAKIKSQEQQLQQQDTALLEQTEKLKNIEVQQQVLQEKIQEGVRRVEEYQQEQLNQENQINSLKQQEANLTATLAETRQRMQEMEANLGEEKQRRDAVEAQLRQLLLRQQQLEWEVQKLQESQQNRREELDRVLAELQTISGELPNPLPEVPEKVNLEELQKELKSLSKRLQAMEPVNMLALEQYDRTQQRLEELSEKLETLEAERTELLLRIENFTTLRQRAFKEAFDAVNENFKSIFATLSDGDGYLQLDNQEDPFNSGLNLVAHPKGKPVQRLASMSGGEKSLTALSFIFALQRYRPSPFYAFDEVDMFLDGANVERLAKMIKQQAQLAQFIVVSLRRPMIESAERTIGVTQARGAYTQVLGIKLKTDNTSA, translated from the coding sequence ATGGTTCATATTAAGCGCGTGGAACTCACCAATTTTAAGTCTTTCGGTGGTACTACTTCGGTGCCGTTACTGCCGGAGTTTACGGTGATTTCTGGCCCTAACGGTTCGGGAAAGTCTAATATTCTTGATGCGCTGCTATTTTGTTTAGGGCTTTCGAGTTCTAAAGGTATGCGTGCTGGTAGGCTTCCGGATTTGGTCAACACAAGTCAAATAAGTAAGTCTCGCGCTACTGTGGAAGCTAGCGTCACGGTGACGTTTGATTTATCGGATTATGATTCTGATGAGTTTGATGACGAGCCAATTGTTTCAAATGTAGTGGTTGATGAGGTTGAAGAAAGTTCCACAACTGAGGAAGAATCTGTAGAGGAAACGGAAGAATCTGTAGAAGAAACTCAAGAGCAAGCAGAAGATAAAGCCCTCAAGGAGCAGGAAGAAGAGGAAATAAAAAATCGTCGGGAGCAAATTCGAGCTAAACCTGGCATTCCCGATTGGAGCGTTACCCGTAGATTAAGGGTGACTAAGCAAGGTACTTATTCATCAAGTTATTACATTAATGGAATTTCTTCTAATGCAACTGAGGTACACGAAGAGTTAAGCAATATCCGTATAAACCCTGAAGGATATAACGTTGTTCTGCAAGGGGACGTTACTGATATTATTTCGATGAAACCTCGGGAGCGACGAGAAATTGTTGATGAGTTAGCAGGGGTTGCAGCGTTTGATAGGAAAATTAATCAAGCAAAGAAGACTTTAGAAGAAGTTAAAGAAAAAGAAGATAGCTGTCGGATTATTGAAACGGAATTAACTACGCAGTGCGAAAGGCTTTCTCAAGATAAAGCGAAGGCGGAAAAATATCAAAGATTGCGAATTGATTTTCTAGAAAAGCAGAAGTGGGAAGTTGTGCTGTCTTGGCGCACTTTACAAAGGCATCAAGAACAATTATCTAAGCAAATTCAAGACGGCGATCGCACTCTTGCGGAGAATAATCGGCAGTTGGGTGAGGTGAATGAAAATATTCAGGCAAAGCAAAAAGAACTTGAGGAGTTAAATATTCGCGTCAAGGCTTTGGGTGAAGATGAACTGTTAAAAGTACAATCGCAGTTGGCGACTCAAGAAGCAGAATACAAGCAAGTTCAACGTCGTCAAAGTGAATTAGAAGCAGCGCGGGCTGAAGCTGGGATAAAAGTGACGCAAACCCAGCAGGAAATTCAGCAGAATCAAAGTTATTTGACTGAGTTGGCAGGGCAAAAAGAAGCAGAAACGCGGAATTCTGCCGCTTTACAAAGTCAGCGCGAGTCAATCCATGAAACTTTAGAAAAATCTCGGGAAACTGCTGCCGAAATTGCTTCGGCTTCGGAAGCTTGGGTAGTGCAGCAAACGAATTTAAACCATCAGGTTGAAGCTGTATTGCAAACTTTGGAACCACAGCGCACGGAAAGGGCGCAGTTAAGGGAAAGAAATAGCCAGTTACAGCAACAAATTCAAGAACAAACCGAATTAGTTCAAAGTTTAGAGCCGCAGTTAGCTGAAAAACAAAGCCAGCTAGAGCAATTTCAAGTTGGATTTAATTCTACCGTTGCGCCAATTCAAGATTTAGCTGAGAATTTAGCCGCAACCGAACAAGAATTACAAATTCAACAGCAAACTCAAAAGCGGTTGTTGCAGGAACAAAGAGACAAACAGCGGCAGCTTGATAAATTGGAAGCTCAAGCCCAAGCACAGCAAGAAGCTCAAGGAACCCACGCTAGTAAAATTATTTTGCAATCTGGTTTACCTGGTGTTTGCGGTTTGGTTGCGGAATTGGGAAGGGTAGAACCAAATTTTCAGCTAGCTTTGGAAACTGCTGCGGGTGGACGTTTGGGACAAATTGTTGTAGAAGATGACAGCGTTGGTGCTGCCGGAATTCAATTACTCAAGCAAAGGAGAGCCGGAAGGGCAACTTTTCTACCTTTAAATAAAATTAGAGCGCCCCGTATTAATGAATCTGGTAATCTACGATATGCCAATGGTTTTATTGATTATGCGGTGAATTTAATCGGTTGCGAACCCCGTTACGATGATGTATTCGCTTATGTTTTTGGGAATACGGTTGTATTTGAAAATATTAATTTAGCTAGAAATCATTTAGGAAAAGTCCGCATAGTAACTTTAGAAGGGGAATTATTAGAAACCAGCGGTGCAATGACTGGTGGTAGCGTTACTCAACGTTCGACTTTACGATTTGGTACCGTTGAAGCAACCGAATCGGAAGAAGTCAAGGGTTTGAGAAATCGTTTGGTAGAAATTGAAAGAGTTTTAGGGCGTTGTAATGAAGCAATTATTACTCTTTCTGAAAGAACCAAAGAATTATCTACCCAGCTTACCGAAACTCGTCAGGGGAAAAGAGAACAGCAGTTACGAGCCGAACAATTACAAAAAGAAGTTCAAGGTTTAACTAAGCGAGTAGAAGATGCTAAAAGTCAACTTACACAAAATACAGAAAAATTAAACACCGCTCAATCCCGTTTGGAAGTATTAGAAAAAGAATTACCGTCACAAGAGCAACAATTACAGCAGCTACGTAACGAATTATCCGAATTAGAAGCTTCGCAAACCCCAAGCGAATGGCAGCAAATTCAAGCCAAAATCAAAAGTCAAGAGCAGCAATTACAGCAGCAAGATACAGCTTTACTAGAGCAAACAGAAAAATTAAAGAATATTGAAGTTCAACAACAAGTATTGCAAGAGAAAATTCAAGAAGGGGTACGACGAGTTGAAGAATATCAGCAAGAGCAATTAAACCAAGAAAATCAAATTAATAGCCTCAAGCAACAAGAAGCCAACTTAACAGCAACTCTAGCCGAAACTCGCCAGCGGATGCAGGAAATGGAAGCGAATTTAGGCGAAGAAAAACAAAGACGCGATGCTGTGGAAGCCCAGCTGCGCCAACTATTGCTACGCCAACAACAGTTGGAATGGGAAGTACAAAAGCTGCAAGAAAGCCAGCAAAATCGCCGCGAAGAATTGGATAGAGTGCTAGCAGAATTACAAACCATTTCTGGGGAATTACCGAACCCCTTACCTGAAGTACCCGAAAAAGTAAATTTAGAAGAGCTACAAAAGGAATTAAAGTCTCTTTCCAAACGCTTACAAGCGATGGAACCAGTTAATATGTTAGCTCTCGAACAATACGATCGCACCCAACAACGTTTAGAAGAACTTAGCGAAAAACTAGAGACATTAGAAGCAGAGCGAACTGAATTATTATTAAGAATTGAAAATTTTACTACTCTACGACAAAGAGCTTTTAAAGAAGCATTTGACGCTGTAAACGAAAACTTTAAATCAATTTTTGCCACCCTTTCCGACGGCGATGGCTACTTACAATTAGATAATCAAGAAGATCCATTTAACAGCGGTTTAAACTTAGTCGCGCATCCCAAAGGAAAGCCAGTACAGCGCTTAGCATCTATGTCAGGAGGAGAAAAATCACTAACAGCATTAAGCTTTATTTTTGCTCTACAAAGATATCGCCCATCGCCATTTTACGCATTTGATGAAGTCGATATGTTTTTAGACGGGGCAAACGTAGAACGATTAGCTAAAATGATTAAGCAACAGGCACAACTCGCACAATTTATAGTTGTAAGCTTGCGCCGCCCAATGATAGAATCAGCCGAACGTACAATCGGAGTAACTCAAGCCCGAGGAGCTTATACACAAGTTTTAGGGATTAAGTTAAAAACCGACAATACTTCTGCTTGA